DNA from Antricoccus suffuscus:
GACGTCGTCGTCGTCGCGGCCTCGGGTACGTCGGGCGCCGGCAAATCCCTCAAGGCCAATCTGCTCGGCAGCGAAGTCATGGGGTCGGTGTCGGCGTACGGCGTCGGCGGCACGCATCGACACACCCCGGAGATCATCCAAAACCTCGGCGCGCTCACCACGGACCCCGTGACGGTGTCGTTTACGCCGTTGCTCGTGCCGATGTCGCGGGGCATCCTCGCTACCTGCTCGGCGCCGCTGCATGACGGAGTGAGCGCGCAGGACGTGCGGGCCGTCTATGAAAAGGCTTATGCCGCAGAGGATTTCGTGCACGTACTGCCCGAGGGCCAGTGGCCGACCACGGCAAGCGTGCTCGGCTCCAACAACGTCGCCATCCAGGTGACCGCCGATGCCGACGCCGGCCGGCTGGTCGCAGTTGGAGCGGTCGACAACTTAACTAAAGGCACCGCAGGTGGCGCCATCCAGAGCATGAATCTCGCCCTCGGCCTCGACGAGCACATTGGCCTACCGACCGCAGGAGTTGCCCCGTGAGCGTCACCAAACCAAAGGGATTCCGGGCTTCCGGCGTCACCGCCGGCTTCAAGGACAGCGGCAAGTCCGACCTGGCGCTCGTCGTCAATGACGGTCCGAGCCACGCGGCGGCGTGCGTGTTCACCTCCAATCGGTGCAAGGCCAATCCGGTCCTGTGGAGCGAAGAGGTCATCAAAGACGGCGAAGTGGCCGCGATCATCCTTAATTCCGGCGGGGCGAACTGCTACACGGGCGCGCCAGGCTTTCAGCTCACGCACGCGACTGCCGAGGCGCTCGCGACCGAGCTGAGCATCTCGTCCGGCGACGTACTGGTCTGCTCGACCGGGCTCATCGGCCCGTTGTTCAGCGCCGACAAGATGCTTGCCGCCGTACCTAATGTCGTGGCCGCACTGAGCACCGACGGTGCTGACGCCGCCGCCACCGCGATCATGACCACCGACACGGTCAGCAAGCAGGCGACCTACGACGGCCCCGGCTGGTCGATCGGCGCGATGGCCAAGGGCGCGGGCATGCTCGCGCCGGCGCTCGCCACGATGCTCATCGTCATCACCACCGACGTCGACCTCGCGCCGGCGCAGCTCGACGAGGCGCTGCGGGTCGCCTGCGCGACCTCCTTCAACCGGCTCGACTCCGATGGCTGTCAGTCCACCAACGACACGGTCGCACTGCTGGCCAGCGGCGCCGCGCAGATCAGCCCAGATCTCGCAGAGTTCACCGATGCACTGAGCAGCGTGTGCGTCGACATCGCGCTGCAGTTGATGCAGGACGCGGAGGGCGCCTCGCACGATCTCTACATCACCACCACGCACGCGGCCAGCGAAGCCGATGCGCTGGAGGTTTCCCGGTCGGTCGCGCGCAGCAACCTGTTTAAGTGCGCTGTGTTCGGCAATGATCCCAACTGGGGCAGGGTTCTTGCGGCGGCCGGTACGACGACCGCGGCGTTCGAACCGCACCAGCTCGACGTCGCGATCAACGGCATCTGGGTGTGCAAGGACGGCCAGGGCGCCGCGGATCCCGAGTCCGTTGACATGACGCCGCGCAAGTGCGAGATCCTCATTGATCTCAAGGCTGGCGACGCGGAAGTCACCGTGTGGAG
Protein-coding regions in this window:
- the argC gene encoding N-acetyl-gamma-glutamyl-phosphate reductase; translation: MTYKVAVAGASGYAGGELLRLLLTHPDVQIGALTAGQNAGSKLGAHQPHLFPLADRELLETTADNLAGHDVVFLALPHGASGAVAAQLPDDVLVIDCGADFRLTDSEAWDRWYGGNYAGSWPYGLPELGDNRATLRTAKRIAVPGCYPTISTLTLAPAVQAGIVTPDVVVVAASGTSGAGKSLKANLLGSEVMGSVSAYGVGGTHRHTPEIIQNLGALTTDPVTVSFTPLLVPMSRGILATCSAPLHDGVSAQDVRAVYEKAYAAEDFVHVLPEGQWPTTASVLGSNNVAIQVTADADAGRLVAVGAVDNLTKGTAGGAIQSMNLALGLDEHIGLPTAGVAP
- the argJ gene encoding bifunctional glutamate N-acetyltransferase/amino-acid acetyltransferase ArgJ — its product is MSVTKPKGFRASGVTAGFKDSGKSDLALVVNDGPSHAAACVFTSNRCKANPVLWSEEVIKDGEVAAIILNSGGANCYTGAPGFQLTHATAEALATELSISSGDVLVCSTGLIGPLFSADKMLAAVPNVVAALSTDGADAAATAIMTTDTVSKQATYDGPGWSIGAMAKGAGMLAPALATMLIVITTDVDLAPAQLDEALRVACATSFNRLDSDGCQSTNDTVALLASGAAQISPDLAEFTDALSSVCVDIALQLMQDAEGASHDLYITTTHAASEADALEVSRSVARSNLFKCAVFGNDPNWGRVLAAAGTTTAAFEPHQLDVAINGIWVCKDGQGAADPESVDMTPRKCEILIDLKAGDAEVTVWSNDLTHDYVHENSAYST